In Cucurbita pepo subsp. pepo cultivar mu-cu-16 chromosome LG04, ASM280686v2, whole genome shotgun sequence, the following are encoded in one genomic region:
- the LOC111792399 gene encoding cellulose synthase-like protein D4 translates to MATLTNQPSKKAIRSPGASANSTSIRAASGQTVKFARRTSSGRYVSLSREDLDMSGEVSGDYINYTVHIPPTPDNQPMDSSIASKAEEQYVSNSLFTGGFNSVTRAHLMDKVIDSEVTHPQMAGAKGSSCAMPACDGKVMKDERGKDITPCECRFRICRDCYLDALKETGLCPGCKEPYKVGDYEEDSNEYSALQLHGPDGSKGGSQNMSMMKLNQTGEFDHNKWLFESKGTYGVGSAYWTPEDGYGNGGNDNFGDGMMEAMDKPWKPLSRTFPIPASIISPYRLLILVRFVVLGFFLHWRVRHPNEDAIWLWLMSIVCEIWFAFSWILDQIPKLCPVNRATDLQVLYDKFDAPSPLNPTGRSDLPGVDLFVSTADPEKEPVLVTANTILSILAVDYPVEKLACYVSDDGGALLTFEAMAEAASFADLWVPFCRKHDIEPRNPESYFSLKVDPTKNKSRSDFVKDRRKIKREYDEFKVRTNGLPDSIRRRSEAFNAREEMKMWKLMKEKGGPDAMEPIKVQKATWMADGSHWPGTWVVPTGDHSKGDHSGILQVMLKPPSHDPLLGSTDEKIIDFTDVDIRLPMFVYMSREKRPGYDHNKKAGAMNALVRSSAVLSNGPFILNLDCDHYIYNCKAIKEGMCFMMDRGGEDICYIQFPQRFEGIDPSDRYANHNTVFFDGNMRALDGIQGPVYVGTGCMFRRFALYGFDPPQPDKMKQAKSDQPETQPLQPTDFDPDLDVNLLPKRFGNSTMLAESILVAEFQGRPIADHPAVKYGRPPGALRVPRQPLDAATVAEAVSVISCWYEDKTEWGDRVGWIYGSVTEDVVTGYRMHNRGWHSVYCITKRDAFRGSAPINLTDRLHQVLRWATGSVEIFFSRNNAILATRRLKFLQRLAYLNVGIYPFTSIFLIVYCFLPALSLFSGNFIVQSLNATFLIYLLIITICLISLAILEVKWSGIGLEEWWRNEQFWLISGTSAHLAAVVQGLLKVIAGIEISFTLTSKSSGDENEDIYADLYLVKWTSLMVPPIVIAMMNIIAMVVAFSRTIYSTVPQWSKFIGGAFFSFWVLAHLYPFAKGLMGRRGKTPTIVIVWSGLIAITLSLLWIAISPPKAEDADAAIGGGGFEFP, encoded by the exons ATGGCAACTTTAACCAACCAACCATCTAAGAAAGCGATTCGCAGCCCGGGCGCATCTGCGAATTCCACAAGCATTCGTGCTGCGAGTGGACAAACGGTTAAGTTTGCTCGAAGAACATCGAGCGGTCGGTATGTTAGTTTGTCGAGAGAAGATCTCGACATGTCGGGAGAGGTTTCGGGGGATTATATTAACTACACGGTGCATATTCCTCCAACACCGGATAATCAACCGATGGATTCGTCAATAGCGAGCAAAGCGGAGGAGCAATACGTCTCGAACTCGTTGTTTACCGGTGGATTCAACAGCGTTACACGAGCACATCTTATGGATAAGGTGATAGATTCCGAGGTTACTCATCCTCAAATGGCCGGAGCTAAGGGATCTTCGTGTGCCATGCCGGCTTGTGATGGCAAGGTCATGAAAGACGAGCGGGGTAAAGATATCACTCCTTGCGAATGCAG GTTTAGAATATGTAGGGATTGCTATCTTGATGCCTTGAAGGAAACAGGACTATGTCCTGGCTGCAAAGAGCCCTACAAAGTGGGAGACTATGAGGAAGATTCCAACGAGTATTCAGCATTGCAATTACATGGCCCAGATGGGTCTAAAGGTGGCTCACAAAACATGTCAATGATGAAGCTAAACCAAACTGGTGAGTTTGACCACAACAAATGGTTGTTTGAGTCAAAGGGAACTTATGGAGTTGGTAGTGCCTATTGGACTCCGGAGGACGGTTACGGCAACGGTGGCAACGACAACTTCGGTGACGGGATGATGGAGGCAATGGACAAGCCATGGAAACCGCTGAGCCGAACGTTTCCGATCCCAGCAAGCATCATCAGTCCTTACAG GCTATTGATATTAGTAAGATTTGTGGTGTTGGGTTTCTTTTTGCATTGGAGAGTGCGACATCCAAATGAGGATGCAATATGGCTATGGCTAATGTCTATTGTTTGTGAGATATGGTTTGCTTTCTCTTGGATTCTTGATCAAATTCCGAAGCTATGTCCCGTTAATCGCGCGACCGATCTTCAAGTCCTTTACGACAAGTTTGATGCACCGTCTCCGTTGAATCCCACCGGCCGTTCCGACCTCCCGGGAGTCGACTTGTTTGTATCCACAGCCGACCCTGAAAAGGAACCGGTTCTCGTGACTGCTAATACCATATTATCCATCCTTGCAGTTGATTATCCAGTTGAGAAACTTGCATGTTACGTCTCTGATGACGGAGGCGCTCTCTTGACATTTGAGGCAATGGCGGAGGCTGCGAGTTTCGCAGATTTGTGGGTACCGTTTTGTCGTAAGCACGATATCGAGCCGAGGAATCCCGAAAgctattttagtttaaaagtGGATCCAACGAAGAACAAGAGTAGATCGGATTTTGTGAAGGATAGAAGGAAGATCAAGCGGGAGTACGACGAGTTTAAGGTTCGAACAAACGGGCTCCCGGACTCGATTAGGAGGCGATCGGAAGCTTTCAATGCAAGGGAAGAGATGAAGATGTGGAAGCTcatgaaagaaaagggaggaCCAGATGCCATGGAGCCAATTAAGGTTCAAAAAGCAACATGGATGGCTGATGGCTCACATTGGCCTGGCACTTGGGTTGTCCCTACTGGCGACCATTCTAAGGGCGACCACTCCGGAATTCTTCAG GTGATGCTAAAGCCTCCAAGCCACGACCCGTTATTGGGGAGCACAGACGAGAAGATCATAGACTTCACAGATGTCGACATTCGTCTTCCGATGTTCGTATACATGTCTCGTGAGAAACGACCCGGGTACGATCATAACAAGAAGGCGGGAGCCATGAATGCCCTTGTAAGATCTTCAGCCGTTTTGTCAAATGGTCCATTCATTCTCAACCTTGATTGTGATCATTACATCTACAATTGCAAAGCCATCAAAGAGGGAATGTGCTTCATGATGGACCGTGGTGGGGAGGACATATGTTACATTCAATTCCCTCAAAGATTTGAAGGCATTGATCCTTCCGATCGGTACGCCAATCATAACACGGTCTTCTTCGATGGTAATATGAGAGCGCTCGATGGAATACAGGGTCCGGTGTACGTCGGGACGGGTTGTATGTTTAGGCGGTTCGCGCTCTACGGGTTCGACCCGCCGCAACCCGATAAGATGAAACAGGCTAAAAGTGATCAGCCTGAAACACAACCGTTGCAGCCAACTGACTTTGATCCTGACCTTGATGTGAATCTACTTCCCAAGCGTTTTGGAAATTCCACAATGTTGGCTGAGTCTATATTGGTTGCTGAGTTTCAAGGTCGCCCGATTGCTGATCATCCCGCGGTTAAGTACGGACGACCTCCCGGGGCCTTGAGGGTTCCACGTCAACCGCTCGACGCTGCAACGGTCGCTGAAGCTGTCTCGGTCATTTCGTGTTG GTACGAGGACAAAACGGAATGGGGTGATCGAGTAGGATGGATTTATGGATCGGTTACAGAGGACGTTGTCACGGGTTATCGTATGCATAACCGTGGATGGCACTCAGTGTATTGCATTACCAAGCGTGATGCGTTTCGTGGGTCAGCTCCGATTAATCTAACGGATCGTCTCCATCAAGTGCTTCGATGGGCAACAGGTTCAGTCgagatttttttctcaagaaaCAATGCTATTCTCGCTACGAGACGCCTCAAATTTCTCCAACGCCTTGCATACCTTAACGTCGGCATCTATCCCTTCACCTCGATCTTCCTCATCGTCTATTGCTTCCTCCCGGcactctctcttttctccgGGAACTTCATTGTCCAATCACTCAACGCCACTTTCTTAATCTACCTTCTCATCATCACAATATGTTTGATTTCATTAGCCATTCTCGAAGTGAAATGGTCAGGCATTGGGTTAGAAGAATGGTGGAGAAACGAACAATTTTGGCTCATTTCAG GCACGTCAGCTCACTTAGCGGCGGTAGTACAGGGGCTTTTGAAGGTGATAGCAGGGATAGAGATCTCATTCACGTTAACGTCGAAGTCATCAGGTGACGAAAACGAAGACATCTACGCGGATTTATACCTCGTGAAATGGACATCGTTAATGGTGCCACCAATTGTGATAGCGATGATGAACATCATAGCCATGGTGGTGGCATTTTCAAGGACAATATACAGCACAGTGCCACAATGGAGCAAGTTCATTGGTGGGGCGTTTTTCAGCTTTTGGGTATTGGCCCATTTGTACCCATTTGCGAAGGGGCTGATGGGAAGGAGAGGAAAGACACCGACAATTGTGATAGTTTGGTCTGGTTTGATAGCCATAACGCTGTCTTTGTTGTGGATAGCCATAAGCCCACCCAAGGCAGAGGATGCTGATGCTGCCATTGGTGGAGGAGGCTTTGAGTTCCCATAA
- the LOC111792407 gene encoding protein FAR1-RELATED SEQUENCE 5-like encodes MDNEVIEFDIGLGGGSGRDGDDYSMAMVHDSMEEEEMIDSPPLSGLGCGAGSGEIYLPDGDLLDLEPHEGMEFESEEAAKAFYNSYARRVGFSTRVSSSRRSRRDGAIIQRQFVCAKEGFRNMNEKRTKDREIKRPRTVTRVGCKASLSVKMHDSGKWVVSCFVREHNHELVPPDQVHCLRSHRQISGPAKTLIDTLQAAGMGPRRIMSALIKEYGGISKVGFTEVDCRNYMRNNRQRSLEGDIQLLLDYLRQMHSENPNFFYAVQGEEDQWVGNVFWADPKAQMNYTYFGDTVTFDTTYRSNRYRLPFAPFTGVNHHGQPVLFGCAFLINESEASFNWLFRTWLLAMSGHPPMSITTDHDAVIQSAIAQVFPETRHRFCKWHIFKKCQEMLSHVFLKHPSFEADFHKCVNLTDSIEEFESCWLSLVDRYDLRDHEWLQTVYSARRQWVPVYLRNTFFAEMSITQRSDSMNSYFDGYVNASTNLSQFFKLYEKALESRNEKEVKADYDTMNTSPVLKTPSPMEKQVSELYTRKLFSRFQDELVGTLTFMASKADDNGEVITYQVAKFGEDHKAHYVKFNVVEMRANCSCQMFEFSGLLCRHILAVFRVTNVLTLPSHYILKRWTRNAKSNVILEDHVNDIYNNYLESHTVRYITLRHEAFKFIEEGAKTIDTYNVAKDALQEAVKRVSHTPRNNSKISSIDGRIKADPANDISYTNHSSSTGQDRSLGINMSEDDLDKKINELTNELECANRKCEVYRSNLFSVLKDIDDHKLQLSIKVQNIKISMKDSI; translated from the exons ATGGATAATGAGGtgattgaatttgatattGGATTGGGGGGAGGCAGTGGGAGAGATGGAGATGACTATTCTATGGCTATGGTGCATGATTCCATGGAGGAAGAGGAAATGATTGATAGCCCTCCTTTGAGTGGTCTTGGTTGTGGTGCTGGCAGTGGTGAGATTTATCTTCCTGATGGTGATCTTTTGGATCTTGAACCTCATGAAGGAATGGAATTCGAGTCGGAAGAGGCTGCCAAGGCTTTCTATAACTCGTATGCTCGACGGGTTGGGTTTAGTACTCGTGTCAGCTCCTCCCGTCGATCTAGGCGTGATGGAGCGATTATACAGAGGCAATTTGTTTGTGCCAAAGAGGGGTTTAGGAATATGAATGAGAAACGAACCAAAGACCGAGAAATTAAGCGCCCTCGAACCGTTACAAGAGTCGGTTGCAAAGCATCCTTGTCTGTAAAGATGCACGATTCTGGGAAATGGGTTGTGTCTTGTTTTGTTAGAGAGCATAACCATGAGTTAGTTCCTCCTGATCAGGTGCACTGCTTAAGGTCTCATAGGCAAATATCAGGTCCAGCAAAGACCTTGATTGATACTTTACAGGCTGCTGGGATGGGACCTCGCAGGATTATGTCTGCACTCATAAAGGAGTATGGTGGAATCAGTAAAGTTGGATTTACGGAGGTCGATTGTCGAAATTATATGAGGAATAATCGCCAAAGGAGCTTAGAAGGCGACATTCAACTGCTGTTGGATTACTTAAGGCAAATGCATTCTGAAAATCCTAACTTCTTCTACGCCGTGCAGGGAGAGGAGGATCAGTGGGTAGGCAATGTCTTTTGGGCTGATCCAAAGGCTCAGATGAACTATACTTACTTTGGCGATACTGTTACATTCGACACGACCTATAGATCGAATAGATATCGTCTGCCCTTCGCTCCTTTCACCGGGGTGAATCACCATGGACAGCCAGTGTTGTTTGGTTGTGCTTTTCTAATAAATGAATCTGAAGCATCGTTTAATTGGCTATTTAGAACGTGGCTTTTAGCAATGTCTGGTCACCCACCTATGTCGATTACTACCGATCATGATGCAGTAATACAGTCAGCCATCGCACAAGTTTTCCCTGAGACCCGTCACCGTTTTTGCAAATGGCATATTTTCAAGAAATGCCAGGAGATGCTATCACATGTGTTCCTTAAACATCCAAGCTTTGAAGCTGACTTCCATAAGTGTGTAAACTTGACTGACTCCATTGAGGAATTTGAGTCCTGCTGGTTGTCGCTCGTCGACAGATATGATCTCAGGGATCACGAGTGGCTTCAGACGGTTTACTCTGCTCGGAGGCAGTGGGTTCCGGTGTATTTGAGGAACACTTTTTTTGCTGAAATGTCTATTACACAACGAAGTGATAGCATGAATTCATATTTTGATGGGTATGTGAATGCTTCAACCAATTTGAGTCAGTTCTTCAAACTGTATGAAAAAGCTCTTGAGAGTCGAAATGAGAAAGAAGTAAAAGCAGATTATGATACAATGAACACTTCCCCTGTTCTAAAGACTCCATCACCAATGGAAAAACAGGTTTCTGAGCTTTACACCAGGAAGCTGTTTTCACGGTTCCAAGACGAGTTAGTTGGCACGTTAACTTTCATGGCCTCGAAGGCCGATGATAACGGGGAAGTTATAACTTATCAAGTGGCCAAATTTGGAGAGGATCATAAAGCTCACTATGTGAAGTTTAATGTTGTGGAGATGAGGGCAAATTGTAGTTGCCAGATGTTTGAGTTTTCAGGCCTTTTGTGCAGACATATCTTGGCTGTCTTCAGAGTGACCAATGTGCTTACTCTTCCATCTCATTACATATTGAAACGATGGACGAGAAACGCGAAGAGTAACGTGATATTGGAGGACCATGTGAACGATATCTATAACAACTATCTCGAATCTCATACTGTGAGATATATTACCCTACGCCACGAGGCTTTTAAATTCATCGAGGAAGGAGCAAAGACTATCGATACATATAATGTGGCGAAGGATGCCCTTCAGGAGGCTGTAAAAAGGGTTTCTCATACGCCAAGGAATAACAGTAAAATTTCTTCGATCGATGGGCGAATTAAAGCGGACCCTGCAAATGATATAAGCTATACTAATCATAGTAGTAGCACAGGTCAAGACAGGAGCTTGGGTATAAACATGTCCGAG GACGATTTggacaagaaaatcaatgaACTGACGAACGAGTTGGAGTGTGCAAATCGAAAGTGTGAAGTGTATCGATCTAACCTTTTTTCGGTGCTGAAAGATATTGATGATCACAAGTTGCAATTATCTATTAAAGTGCAGAACATAAAAATCAGTATGAAAGACAGCATTTGA